One Leptospira noumeaensis DNA window includes the following coding sequences:
- the gltB gene encoding glutamate synthase large subunit, translating into MSKSNQPPILPPLGPQAQGMYDPAMDKDSCGVGFIANFKGKRSRDIVDKGIRLMCNLEHRGAEGADPKTGDGAGIMINIPDAFFRKVLPFTLPKEGDYAVGFLFLPQNTEVRTAVENVIEKIIVDEGEEFLGFRDVPINKEYAGVVASKTIPVFKQVFIGKKSKKNKTSDDFERKLFLIRRLIDRRIRAEMKLDRSQYYVPSFSSRTIVYKGMLLGDQVKKFYEDLKSPDLTSAFCLTHTRFSTNTFPTWDLAHPYRQIAHNGEINTLRGNMNWMAARQMVMQSPLYGDELRRMLPIVMEGQSDTATFDTVLELLVMGGRSLPHSVMMMIPEAWSKNKAMDADKRAFYEYHATFMEPWDGPAAIAFTDGRIIGATLDRNGLRPARYIVTKDDEVIMSSEAGVLNLPPEEVLIQDRLRPGRMLLIDMEKGQILDDEEIKKQIATQKPYRKWVEDNMIRLGSLPDPENVKQPQHETILERQRAFGYTHEDVFTIIKPMGVSGEEPIGSMGVDSSLAVLSEKPQPLFRYFKQNFAQVTNPPIDPIREELVMELTTYIGPEGNLLSEEPEHAHRLELEHPILTNEDFEKIKQISEGHFKAKTFAILFDPSKKHDMRNSLDRVCADAAKAIREQGVTLIILTDHGVGEKKAAIPSLLAVAGLHHYLIREGLRTRAGIVLESGEPREVAHFALLCGYGANAINPYLAFETIADLSQQGLLPEVPNYKDAKKKYIKSIGKGLFKVFSKMGISTLQSYCGAQIFEAVGLDSELVNTYFAGTQSRIEGLSLEMLEEETVRRHKAAYDSTFFPNNLEPGGVHYYRKNGDSHLYTPITVHKLQKATQDNDYKVFKEFSSLIDNQNEKAVTLRSLFQLDFEGSKAIPIEEVESVKSILKRFQTGAMSHGSISWEAHTTLAIAMNRIGAKSNTGEGGEDPVRFKTLPNGDSMRSAIKQVASARFGVTMEYLTNADDIQIKMAQGAKPGEGGQLPGHKVDKYIGWLRYSTPGVTLISPPPHHDIYSIEDLKQLIFDLKNSNPRARVSVKLVSESGVGTVAAGVAKAHADHILIAGHEGGTGASPISSIHHAGTPWELGLSETHQTLVANGLRDRVYLAVDGKLLTGKDVVVGALLGAEEFGFSTSALVSVGCIMMRKCHLNTCPVGVATQDEFLRSKFTGKPEYVVNFMTFVAEEVREIMAKLGFRTFEEMIGQVEKIKFKRPHHHWKARGLDFTKVLHRPTPVFPTGLYRAKEQNHHLDEQIDNELIRKSLGAIDHKQPVKIQTSIVNLNRSVGTMLSHEVTKKYGVDGLSEDTIDIEFTGTAGQSFGAFVTKGMTLRLIGEGNDYVGKGLCGGKLIFQTPKNAPYKAEENIVIGNTCFIGATSGNAYVNGIAGERFCVRNSGAHVIVEGTGDHGCEYMTGGRVIILGDIGRNFAAGMSGGIAYLWDPKKNKESLINKEMVDLDPLTDASEIAEVKKMIEDHKTYTGSKRAEEVLNNWEKVVKEMIKVIPRDYKKALEKMNEENTSGKTNKEGVTARG; encoded by the coding sequence ATGTCAAAATCTAACCAACCACCCATCCTTCCGCCGCTCGGCCCACAGGCCCAAGGTATGTATGATCCTGCCATGGACAAAGACTCCTGTGGTGTTGGTTTTATCGCAAATTTTAAAGGCAAACGTTCCCGTGACATCGTCGACAAAGGGATCCGCCTCATGTGTAACCTAGAACACAGGGGTGCCGAAGGGGCCGATCCAAAAACCGGTGACGGTGCAGGGATCATGATCAATATCCCCGATGCATTTTTTAGAAAGGTGCTCCCCTTCACGTTGCCAAAAGAGGGCGACTATGCAGTGGGATTTTTGTTCCTTCCACAAAACACTGAAGTTAGAACTGCCGTTGAAAACGTAATCGAAAAAATCATTGTAGATGAAGGGGAAGAGTTTCTCGGATTCCGCGATGTTCCCATTAACAAAGAATATGCGGGTGTAGTTGCATCCAAAACGATTCCTGTTTTCAAACAAGTATTCATTGGTAAAAAATCCAAAAAAAATAAAACTTCTGACGACTTCGAAAGAAAACTATTTCTCATCCGTCGCCTCATCGACAGACGAATCCGTGCAGAGATGAAACTGGATCGTTCCCAGTACTACGTACCAAGTTTTTCATCCCGTACGATTGTTTACAAAGGGATGTTACTTGGTGACCAAGTTAAAAAATTCTATGAAGATTTAAAGTCACCTGACTTAACTTCTGCGTTTTGTTTGACTCATACAAGATTTTCGACGAACACCTTCCCTACTTGGGATTTGGCTCACCCGTATCGTCAAATTGCACATAACGGAGAGATCAACACTCTGCGTGGAAACATGAACTGGATGGCGGCTCGCCAAATGGTAATGCAGTCTCCACTTTATGGTGATGAACTGCGCCGTATGCTTCCCATCGTGATGGAAGGCCAGTCTGATACTGCTACTTTTGATACAGTTCTTGAGTTACTTGTGATGGGAGGAAGGTCTCTTCCCCATTCCGTGATGATGATGATTCCCGAAGCATGGTCAAAAAACAAAGCTATGGATGCCGACAAACGCGCGTTCTACGAATACCATGCAACCTTTATGGAACCTTGGGATGGGCCTGCTGCCATTGCGTTTACTGATGGTAGAATCATTGGAGCAACTCTTGACCGTAACGGACTTCGTCCGGCTCGTTATATCGTCACAAAAGATGATGAAGTCATTATGTCATCGGAAGCTGGAGTTCTCAACCTTCCACCAGAAGAAGTTTTAATCCAAGACAGACTTCGTCCAGGTCGTATGCTTCTCATCGATATGGAGAAAGGACAAATCCTAGATGATGAAGAAATCAAAAAACAAATCGCTACCCAAAAACCTTATCGCAAATGGGTAGAAGACAATATGATTCGTCTCGGATCTTTACCAGATCCAGAGAACGTAAAACAACCGCAACACGAAACCATTCTAGAACGCCAAAGGGCATTTGGGTATACTCATGAAGATGTGTTTACCATCATCAAACCAATGGGAGTTTCTGGCGAAGAACCAATTGGTTCCATGGGTGTGGATTCTTCTCTTGCTGTTCTCAGTGAAAAACCACAACCCCTATTCCGTTATTTCAAACAAAACTTTGCACAAGTAACCAACCCACCGATTGATCCAATCCGGGAAGAACTTGTGATGGAACTCACAACCTATATTGGACCGGAAGGAAACCTTCTTTCGGAAGAACCGGAACACGCACATCGTTTGGAATTGGAACACCCAATTCTTACGAACGAAGATTTCGAAAAGATCAAACAAATCAGTGAAGGTCACTTCAAAGCGAAAACCTTTGCCATCCTTTTTGATCCTTCTAAAAAACATGATATGCGAAACTCTTTGGATCGTGTTTGCGCTGATGCAGCCAAAGCGATTCGGGAACAAGGTGTAACCCTCATCATCTTAACTGACCATGGAGTGGGTGAAAAAAAGGCAGCCATCCCTTCCCTTCTGGCAGTGGCGGGACTCCACCACTATCTGATCCGTGAAGGCCTCCGCACTCGCGCAGGAATCGTTTTAGAATCAGGGGAACCAAGAGAAGTGGCCCACTTTGCTTTGTTATGCGGTTATGGTGCTAACGCCATCAATCCATACCTTGCTTTTGAAACCATTGCCGATCTTTCGCAACAAGGTTTACTCCCAGAAGTTCCAAACTACAAGGACGCAAAAAAGAAATACATCAAATCTATTGGGAAGGGACTATTCAAAGTATTTTCAAAAATGGGAATCTCCACATTACAATCGTATTGCGGGGCTCAAATTTTTGAAGCAGTGGGACTTGATTCTGAATTAGTGAATACTTACTTTGCAGGGACTCAGTCTCGTATTGAAGGACTTTCTCTTGAGATGTTAGAAGAAGAAACAGTTCGTCGCCACAAAGCGGCTTACGATTCTACTTTTTTTCCGAATAACCTAGAACCAGGTGGAGTGCATTACTACCGTAAAAATGGGGATAGCCATCTTTACACTCCAATCACTGTTCACAAACTACAAAAAGCGACACAAGACAACGATTACAAAGTTTTCAAAGAGTTCTCTAGCCTAATCGACAACCAAAACGAAAAGGCCGTCACACTACGAAGTTTGTTCCAACTTGATTTTGAAGGATCCAAAGCGATCCCGATCGAAGAAGTGGAATCGGTAAAATCAATTCTCAAACGTTTCCAAACAGGAGCCATGAGCCATGGTTCCATTTCTTGGGAAGCACATACCACTCTTGCGATTGCAATGAACCGAATTGGTGCTAAATCCAACACAGGGGAAGGTGGAGAAGATCCAGTACGATTCAAAACCCTTCCGAATGGGGATAGCATGCGTTCGGCGATCAAACAGGTTGCCTCAGCACGTTTTGGTGTGACTATGGAATACCTCACGAATGCCGATGATATCCAAATCAAAATGGCTCAGGGCGCCAAACCAGGAGAAGGTGGACAGCTTCCAGGCCACAAGGTAGACAAATACATTGGATGGCTTCGTTATTCCACGCCTGGAGTCACACTGATCTCCCCTCCTCCTCACCATGACATCTATTCTATCGAAGATCTAAAACAATTGATCTTTGATTTAAAGAACTCCAATCCAAGAGCCCGTGTTTCCGTGAAACTCGTTTCTGAATCGGGTGTGGGAACAGTGGCCGCGGGTGTTGCCAAAGCACATGCGGATCATATCCTCATTGCAGGCCATGAAGGAGGAACAGGGGCAAGCCCCATCTCTTCCATCCACCATGCAGGAACTCCTTGGGAACTAGGACTTTCGGAAACCCACCAAACTCTTGTCGCTAACGGACTTCGTGACCGTGTCTATCTTGCTGTGGATGGAAAACTCCTCACTGGAAAAGATGTGGTTGTGGGAGCTCTCCTTGGGGCAGAAGAATTTGGATTCTCCACTTCAGCACTGGTTTCTGTGGGTTGTATCATGATGCGTAAATGCCATCTCAATACTTGCCCTGTGGGAGTTGCCACACAAGACGAATTCTTAAGAAGTAAATTTACCGGCAAACCAGAGTATGTTGTAAACTTTATGACCTTCGTTGCGGAAGAAGTTCGTGAGATCATGGCAAAACTTGGATTCAGAACTTTTGAAGAAATGATTGGCCAAGTAGAAAAAATCAAATTCAAACGCCCTCACCACCACTGGAAGGCACGTGGTCTTGACTTTACAAAAGTTCTTCATAGACCAACTCCTGTATTTCCTACAGGACTTTATCGTGCCAAAGAACAAAACCACCATTTGGATGAACAAATTGATAACGAACTGATTCGTAAATCACTGGGTGCCATTGACCACAAACAACCGGTCAAAATCCAAACATCAATTGTGAACCTAAACCGTTCTGTGGGAACCATGCTGAGTCATGAAGTGACCAAAAAATATGGTGTGGATGGTCTTTCCGAAGACACTATCGATATTGAGTTTACAGGAACCGCAGGACAGTCGTTTGGTGCCTTTGTAACCAAAGGAATGACACTTCGCCTCATTGGGGAAGGAAATGACTATGTAGGGAAAGGACTTTGTGGTGGAAAACTCATCTTCCAAACTCCGAAAAATGCTCCTTACAAAGCAGAAGAAAACATTGTCATTGGTAATACTTGTTTCATTGGGGCAACCAGTGGAAATGCTTATGTCAATGGAATTGCCGGCGAAAGATTCTGTGTCCGTAACTCAGGAGCTCATGTCATCGTAGAAGGAACTGGGGATCATGGTTGTGAATACATGACTGGTGGCCGAGTTATCATCCTTGGAGACATTGGACGTAACTTTGCTGCTGGAATGTCTGGCGGGATTGCCTACCTTTGGGATCCAAAGAAAAACAAAGAATCACTCATCAACAAAGAGATGGTCGACTTAGATCCGTTAACTGATGCATCAGAAATTGCAGAAGTGAAAAAGATGATAGAAGATCATAAAACTTATACTGGCTCCAAACGTGCAGAAGAAGTTTTAAACAACTGGGAAAAAGTTGTAAAAGAAATGATCAAAGTGATTCCGAGAGATTACAAAAAAGCATTAGAAAAAATGAATGAAGAAAACACTTCAGGAAAAACAAACAAAGAGGGGGTAACAGCTCGTGGGTAA
- a CDS encoding TPM domain-containing protein, which yields MKFIFSSFRTGIFFLFLLGINSVEIFAKEIPVLERRVTWDAGTIPEKEAEIWEKILEEHEKQTSNQVAILVVRSLEGEILEEYSLKVAEHWRLGQKNKDNGVLILLSIEDRKVRIEVGYGLEGILTDAYCNRVIRNTMIPYFKSGEYVEGISAGLKEILSTLDSGVTPEEPSLWQKFRSFRGIGAEQGWHLYLIGIIFVGIIFLFATILAFHREDNSIWVFFFLLVFFQWVPSIFYGFYGWAFCNFIYVFGFIFVRLTRERISWVKALSDKISDSVSYSSGSSSGGGFSSGGGSSGGFSGGGGSFGGGGSSGSW from the coding sequence ATGAAATTTATATTTTCAAGTTTCCGCACCGGGATTTTCTTTCTTTTTTTATTAGGGATCAACTCCGTCGAAATTTTTGCCAAAGAGATTCCCGTTTTAGAAAGACGAGTCACTTGGGATGCGGGAACCATTCCCGAAAAAGAAGCAGAAATTTGGGAAAAAATCTTAGAAGAACATGAGAAACAAACTTCGAACCAAGTGGCCATTCTCGTCGTACGTTCGTTAGAAGGTGAGATTTTAGAAGAATACAGTTTGAAAGTAGCTGAACACTGGAGGTTAGGTCAGAAAAATAAAGACAACGGTGTTCTCATTTTACTTTCTATAGAAGACAGAAAGGTGAGAATTGAAGTGGGTTATGGCCTCGAAGGAATTCTCACCGATGCCTATTGCAATCGTGTCATTCGAAACACAATGATTCCTTATTTTAAATCGGGGGAATACGTGGAAGGGATCTCCGCCGGCCTAAAAGAAATTCTTTCCACATTAGATTCAGGAGTGACTCCCGAAGAACCAAGTCTTTGGCAAAAGTTCCGATCCTTTCGTGGGATCGGTGCGGAGCAAGGTTGGCATCTCTATTTGATCGGGATTATTTTTGTAGGCATCATCTTTCTTTTTGCAACCATCTTGGCCTTCCATAGAGAGGATAACAGTATATGGGTATTTTTCTTTTTACTCGTTTTTTTTCAGTGGGTTCCTTCAATTTTTTACGGGTTCTATGGTTGGGCCTTTTGTAATTTCATTTATGTATTTGGATTTATCTTTGTTCGACTTACAAGAGAGCGGATTTCTTGGGTAAAGGCTTTGTCTGACAAAATTTCCGATTCTGTTTCTTATTCGTCTGGCAGTTCTTCGGGGGGAGGTTTTAGTTCAGGAGGCGGATCCTCTGGTGGGTTTAGCGGTGGCGGAGGGAGTTTTGGAGGGGGCGGCTCCAGTGGAAGTTGGTAA
- a CDS encoding shikimate kinase, translating to MNIIFIGARGAGKSKVSRSLSKQTNFPVVSTDSIAVYEAGGVPIPNFVETYDWKKFRELEFSILQKLVNADGIILDCGGGILFDLDESGNEIPSQRKLDLLRKIGRIVYLERGIEELIEKVKGDSTRPDLSKVASYRSILEKRLPVYQEAAHFKLNLSKLSKEEAAERIIDWLGIKSN from the coding sequence ATGAATATTATCTTTATTGGAGCAAGAGGTGCTGGAAAATCTAAAGTCTCTCGTTCCCTTTCAAAACAAACAAACTTCCCTGTAGTTTCTACAGATTCCATAGCTGTTTATGAAGCCGGTGGGGTTCCTATCCCTAATTTTGTGGAGACCTATGACTGGAAAAAATTCCGTGAATTAGAATTTTCCATTTTGCAAAAATTAGTCAATGCGGACGGGATCATCCTCGACTGTGGCGGTGGAATTTTATTTGATTTGGATGAATCGGGAAACGAAATTCCAAGCCAACGAAAATTAGACCTACTCCGAAAGATCGGAAGGATCGTTTATTTGGAACGAGGAATCGAAGAACTCATCGAAAAGGTAAAGGGGGATTCCACAAGACCCGATCTTTCCAAGGTGGCCTCATACCGTTCCATTTTAGAAAAAAGATTACCCGTTTACCAAGAGGCCGCTCACTTTAAGTTAAACCTATCCAAACTTTCCAAAGAAGAAGCCGCCGAACGGATCATAGACTGGTTAGGAATCAAATCCAATTAA
- a CDS encoding HDOD domain-containing protein → MLKSKVDEVLQDVNKLPAISSVVSKVLEKLQKPDVNIADLAQEISKDPAITANVIKLSNSAYYRASKPIRTVQEALMTLGIKTVKEIVLLTAAKGILSQDLNSYQLEAAQLWSSSLLVAELSSKIVQHKKLKIDKDLAFTSGLLCSVGKIVLAQFFSPVMMQIKTDLKDNQEPFPILEKKYFGYTHMEVSENLLKRWNFPEELTDVVANYLTPENSKTNPLLTSVVHIASILIVVSGIGIDIGGESVPISPFALSQTGVTEADIETYFVHIPDLQAGLADLLNV, encoded by the coding sequence ATGCTAAAGTCAAAGGTTGATGAAGTATTACAAGACGTAAATAAACTGCCTGCCATTTCGTCGGTTGTGTCCAAGGTATTGGAGAAACTCCAAAAACCGGATGTCAATATTGCTGACCTTGCTCAGGAAATTTCGAAAGACCCTGCCATCACGGCAAATGTAATTAAACTTTCTAATTCTGCATACTATAGAGCTTCCAAACCCATTCGCACTGTCCAAGAAGCTCTGATGACTCTTGGAATCAAAACAGTCAAAGAAATTGTCCTTCTGACAGCAGCCAAAGGAATCCTTTCCCAAGATCTCAACAGTTACCAACTGGAAGCTGCTCAACTTTGGAGTTCTTCTTTGCTTGTGGCCGAACTTTCTAGTAAAATTGTTCAACACAAAAAACTAAAGATCGATAAGGATCTAGCCTTCACTTCTGGATTGTTATGCAGTGTGGGTAAAATCGTCCTCGCCCAGTTCTTTAGTCCGGTGATGATGCAAATTAAAACCGATCTCAAAGACAACCAAGAACCTTTCCCAATACTCGAGAAAAAATATTTCGGATACACCCATATGGAAGTGTCTGAGAATCTTTTGAAACGTTGGAATTTCCCCGAGGAACTTACTGACGTTGTGGCCAATTATTTAACACCTGAGAATTCTAAAACTAATCCCCTCTTAACTTCTGTTGTCCATATTGCCAGTATCCTAATTGTGGTGTCTGGAATTGGAATCGATATTGGTGGGGAATCTGTTCCTATTTCTCCATTTGCACTCAGCCAAACAGGTGTTACGGAAGCTGATATAGAAACCTATTTTGTTCATATCCCTGACTTACAAGCCGGTCTTGCCGATTTATTGAACGTATAG
- a CDS encoding chemotaxis protein CheD, producing MSIKSKIINVGIADIKVGKDTDVLRTTLGSCIGIVLYDPDQKVGAISHIMLAKDPTGKDASKFPHKYGETALPILIEMMKQQGSNIGQYSCRMFGGASMFKGINSHFLQNIGEQNIVIVKKFMEEKKIPVIVEDVAGNEGRTISLYCDDGRVLLKKAGMEKYLYKVR from the coding sequence ATGTCTATAAAATCCAAAATCATCAATGTGGGAATAGCCGACATCAAGGTCGGAAAAGATACGGACGTGCTCCGAACTACATTGGGTTCGTGCATAGGAATCGTTTTGTATGATCCGGATCAAAAAGTGGGTGCCATTTCCCACATCATGCTTGCCAAAGATCCAACAGGCAAGGATGCCTCCAAGTTCCCACATAAATATGGGGAAACAGCCCTACCCATCCTCATCGAGATGATGAAACAACAAGGTTCCAATATTGGCCAATATTCTTGTCGCATGTTTGGAGGAGCTTCCATGTTTAAGGGAATCAACTCCCATTTTTTGCAAAACATTGGGGAACAGAACATTGTCATTGTTAAAAAATTTATGGAAGAGAAGAAAATTCCCGTCATAGTAGAAGATGTGGCGGGAAATGAGGGACGAACCATCAGTCTTTATTGTGACGACGGGCGCGTGTTGTTAAAAAAAGCTGGTATGGAAAAATACCTTTATAAGGTGCGTTAG
- a CDS encoding TraB/GumN family protein, with protein MRSIKKTAPARKSTKKGFKTTEPYLFQTIGKTEVHILGTAHVSKQSVDEVEKMIQKLKPDVICVELCESRMKSVEDPDYLKKLDIFKVFKERKMWLLLSSLILSSFQKKIGNKEIKPGDEMRKAITMGRSLKKPVVPVDREIQTTLKRSWGNVGFFSKMYLFSALLASLLVREDVSDDKIEEMKSDDVLKDLFSQIPKKYESVKHVIIDERDVYLAEKIRQAAEGKSAKTVLAVVGAGHLAGIEKNIQKVNDLAVLDEVPKRKWWDNISIILYPTFFAGLIGYTTWSQGGEAGMDLFSKLIYIKGGLAALGALIAWAHPISILLAFITAPIGTFVPIFKAGWVSALSESYLRKPLVEDFEHIADDSESFGGFWKNRVLHIFLVFFLPQFGSTIGTFIVAGKGLKNLF; from the coding sequence ATGCGTTCAATCAAAAAAACAGCTCCTGCCAGAAAATCTACCAAAAAAGGTTTCAAAACAACGGAACCTTATCTCTTCCAAACCATCGGAAAAACGGAAGTCCACATACTTGGAACAGCACATGTTTCCAAACAAAGTGTAGATGAAGTTGAAAAAATGATCCAAAAATTAAAACCAGATGTCATTTGTGTTGAGTTATGTGAATCACGAATGAAGTCGGTAGAAGATCCTGACTATTTAAAAAAATTAGATATATTCAAAGTTTTTAAAGAAAGAAAGATGTGGTTGTTATTATCGAGCCTTATCCTTTCTTCTTTTCAGAAAAAAATCGGTAATAAAGAGATCAAACCTGGGGATGAAATGCGTAAAGCAATCACTATGGGTCGATCCTTAAAAAAACCAGTGGTGCCCGTCGATCGAGAAATCCAAACCACCCTCAAAAGGTCTTGGGGGAATGTTGGTTTTTTTTCAAAGATGTATCTTTTCAGTGCCTTACTTGCATCACTTCTTGTTCGCGAAGATGTATCCGATGATAAAATCGAAGAGATGAAGTCGGATGATGTTTTGAAAGATCTATTCTCGCAAATTCCAAAAAAATATGAATCTGTCAAACATGTCATCATTGATGAAAGAGATGTGTATCTGGCAGAAAAAATCCGCCAGGCTGCCGAAGGGAAGTCTGCCAAAACTGTTTTGGCTGTTGTGGGTGCCGGTCACTTGGCAGGAATCGAAAAAAATATCCAAAAAGTAAACGACTTGGCAGTGTTAGACGAAGTCCCCAAACGCAAATGGTGGGACAATATTAGTATCATTCTATATCCAACATTTTTTGCGGGTCTAATTGGTTATACTACTTGGAGCCAAGGTGGGGAAGCCGGTATGGATTTGTTTTCCAAACTGATTTATATCAAAGGTGGACTTGCTGCCCTCGGTGCTCTCATTGCTTGGGCCCATCCCATTTCGATTTTACTTGCTTTTATCACGGCTCCGATTGGAACATTTGTTCCTATCTTTAAAGCGGGTTGGGTGAGTGCTCTTTCCGAATCTTATCTTCGGAAACCCCTTGTGGAAGACTTCGAACATATCGCAGATGATTCCGAATCCTTTGGTGGATTTTGGAAAAACCGTGTGCTTCATATCTTTCTTGTTTTTTTCCTTCCTCAATTTGGATCTACCATTGGAACCTTTATTGTTGCAGGAAAAGGCTTGAAGAATTTATTTTAA
- a CDS encoding four-helix bundle copper-binding protein gives MNRKELLQKAGMAVAVSGILSTLSAEDHDHSTMTMPTTGKSKYSKAMMAAMHCQLSAEVCLSHCLTELGKGDKSLAACATSTREVISLCESFVKLASQSSAYTKKLANLCIEVCEACAKECEKHAAHHTVCKECRDSCLACVKELKKI, from the coding sequence ATGAATCGCAAAGAATTATTGCAAAAAGCAGGGATGGCAGTTGCCGTTTCCGGAATTTTATCTACACTTTCCGCAGAAGACCATGACCATTCCACAATGACAATGCCTACGACAGGAAAATCAAAGTATTCCAAAGCGATGATGGCTGCTATGCACTGCCAACTTTCGGCTGAAGTTTGCCTTAGCCATTGCCTCACAGAACTTGGGAAAGGGGATAAGTCCCTCGCCGCTTGTGCCACAAGCACGAGAGAAGTCATTAGTTTGTGTGAGTCCTTTGTAAAACTCGCAAGCCAGTCTTCGGCTTATACTAAAAAGTTAGCAAATCTTTGTATTGAGGTTTGTGAGGCTTGTGCGAAGGAATGTGAAAAACATGCAGCTCACCACACTGTTTGTAAAGAGTGTCGCGATAGTTGCCTTGCTTGTGTGAAAGAATTAAAGAAGATTTAA
- a CDS encoding esterase/lipase family protein, producing MFRFIEYLERFWALLSFYLPSHLFVENNKDKNILIVPGFLAGRSYYSRLKSNLDNLGFKVGILSTLRNPVSLEEAVQYLASQILTAPNEVTLIAHNTGGLLVLILPDEARRKVKRLITLGTPFHGSDRFTNTRQSYWGYESDWVKTNYKNALFFPLFQPLSAIEDFSFPPQESTEFGQGRDLWFDIPGNYNLVRRNENIRTLREFLGTPKDSIITQSSPKANPEFAVPKKIEVDFSKYEPSVYKKNQKQLAVKKKSAVKKAKLAQKTKPAAKPKAKKKSNKR from the coding sequence TTATTGTCGTTTTATCTTCCGAGCCATTTGTTTGTGGAGAATAATAAGGATAAAAACATATTGATCGTTCCTGGGTTTCTCGCCGGGCGATCCTACTATTCTAGACTCAAATCCAATTTGGACAATTTAGGATTCAAAGTGGGGATCCTTTCAACCTTACGTAACCCCGTGTCTCTCGAAGAAGCTGTTCAGTATCTTGCTAGCCAAATTCTCACAGCACCTAACGAAGTCACTTTGATCGCTCACAACACCGGCGGTCTTCTTGTTTTGATTTTACCTGATGAAGCAAGACGAAAAGTAAAAAGACTCATCACTCTTGGAACTCCCTTCCATGGTTCCGACAGGTTTACCAATACAAGACAATCCTATTGGGGTTATGAATCTGATTGGGTAAAAACAAATTACAAAAATGCACTTTTTTTTCCCCTCTTCCAACCTCTCTCTGCCATTGAGGATTTTTCCTTTCCTCCGCAAGAGAGTACTGAGTTTGGCCAAGGCCGTGACCTTTGGTTCGATATTCCAGGAAATTATAACTTAGTCAGAAGGAATGAAAACATTCGCACGCTAAGAGAATTTTTGGGAACACCGAAAGACAGTATCATTACACAAAGTTCGCCGAAAGCGAATCCTGAATTTGCAGTCCCTAAAAAGATTGAAGTGGATTTTTCTAAATATGAACCGTCGGTTTATAAAAAGAATCAGAAACAATTGGCGGTAAAAAAGAAATCTGCGGTTAAGAAAGCCAAACTGGCACAAAAAACAAAACCAGCTGCAAAACCAAAAGCCAAAAAAAAATCAAATAAACGATAG